DNA sequence from the Thamnophis elegans isolate rThaEle1 chromosome 4, rThaEle1.pri, whole genome shotgun sequence genome:
ATTTGCGTGGGTGCTACCCGTTTTGACATCTGTGAGGTAGCAGCTGTATTaaatatatagacacacacacacacatacgcgcATTTTGGGTTACTTTGCCcttagaaggaaaagaaaactaaACTTGGTCAAGAACCAAAACTTGCCCGTCCAGCCATCCAGCTACATCATGGTTTGTTTTATAGAAACTGTAATCTCTCTGGGAAAGGCATCCTCAGCTTGGCAGCCTTAAGAAAAATTACTCTATTGGCTTGAACTGAGTTGCCTtgcatgtatatattttaaagtgaCAAGTCTAGTTCTGCGCCATGAGCTCTGAGAATAGCTAGAGATGCCCTTGAAGAAAAGGGTGACAATGCTGAGCTAACGGCATGAAATCACGGATGGGGAGCTCCAACAAAAAGACAAAGCTTTTATGGCTTTCCACAAAGCATGAATTTATATTTTGTTATGAAAATGTCTCCCTGGGTCAACTTCAGCAAAAGTCAGGGGTTTAAGCTGTTTCTCGGTTCAAGTGGCTTCTAAAACGTCAGGGGCTTGTTTGGTTAAAAAAACCTGCATCCGTAGTTGGATAGCCCCTCCCTGCATTTCTGCATCCCGGAAGAAGGCTTTTTGTCAAGGAAACTTCCATGCCTCTCCATCTTTCCTATTTTAGTCAGTCTTGGCTTGTCTGACTGTTGGCCTTGCAGTCCTGTTTATTCCTGCCTGAAATTAATTCCTTGCAGTACTTGGTTGAATACAGTTTAAAATCAAGATGAAAGCAGGCACTTCCCACCATTATCCCTTAACTAAGGAGAAGCGGaggtttcgggggggggggtgtgtgtttgAAAATCAGCTCCGAGAGTTACAATGAATATTAGACGAATACTGTCAGAAAGACAGAGAGTTTATGTATGTTTTAAATTCTTATTTTAATGAAATAACTTGGGAAAAATGCATCACTGAGAACTAACATTTTCCCTTCGTTTTGGGTTTATCGGAACTTTTCAAAAATGGATCTGTAAAGAGGACACCGATTGACAATCCATTTTCTATCCCTGCTGTGGTAGACAGAGATTGAACCTGCAGCCTTCTACTCTGTGGAAAGTGAGCACAGGTAGTTTTGTGCTCCTAACTTGGGAAGGGGGATTATCCAGGAGACCAAAGATGGCGGTAACACCAGGCCTGCTAAAGAAAATGCAACaaagccttttttttaattttcatgtatttatttattaaatgtatatgccacccacCTCACCAATGAAGTGACTCTgggcatcttccccccccccctcctcctcttcattgTGTTACCATATCCCTTTTACATAAAATAACAGAGATTGAAAATGTAACCTTAGAGTTAATGGCAGTTTACCCTGCTCCTTGAATTTTGCTATGCTGATTCATATCGGTTGCACTGCAAAGAGCCTTTGAGGGTTTTTCAGACCCCTTTCAGACAGGCTTCAGGACAGGATATGGGACAAAGCAGCACTTATTGGAATGATGGGAAAGATTGGACAAGTGTGCGTGGCATGACACATTACGTTCTTCTGTTTTCTGTGATTTCTCAGTAGTTTTCAATACCAACAATTGTGACACTCTCTGGACCAGTCAGGGGTGCTGATTCCAGTCAACATCTGGGTCCAATCCAGGTGTTGGTCACTATCAAATCCTGCATGGCATGAAGCCGGATTAAATATGGAGCCTTTTTATAATTGCCTTTGCCTGGTTCACTACACTATACAATACACTGGGGATGTTCCAGATCCCATCTATTAAACTCTGCCAATTACTGAGATGCAAAAAGTGAGATAGTTCGGCCACAGCAATTTCCCTTTGGAATATCATATATCCACTGAGATTCATTTGGCTCCAACTCGGCTGGCGCTTGGTAAATTCTTGAAGATTCAGACGCTCCCCTGGCAGGGAGTGTGCAGGTTGGTGAGCTTGTCAAAGcagggtgttttttccccccttgacaTTCCTGTGGTTCTATAGTTTATGTTAGATTGCCCTTGGATGAAATGACATTATTGTATTATTGATGATGGTTGGTTTCCAATGCCATATTCACTGGGCAAAGTTGCAATTTTGAGATGGGCAGATTTACAAATTGATAAATATTAAATAAGCTTATAATCATCTCCTGGACTGTAATAGTTGGAAATATTGAGGATTGTTTAGTTGAGTAGCTGGGGTTAGTGAAGCAGACTATTGTGTTAAAAATCCATGTAAGCACCTGATTGGCCAACTTAGGAAAAGGGAATGtttattaatctttttttctGACTTAGCAGAACAATGTCTTCTGTCACCTTTTTAAGACGCAAGGGCACTCTCATAAAAAATGTACACTATGAAAGGAAATGATTATGTACCACCTAAGACCGACCCTGGCCAGAATCCAAGGTGCAACTAGAGATAGAAGGAACTAAAATTTACAAAAACATGCCCTGCTAGATAATGCTAGAGCCTAAAAAATATGAATGTGTGTATATTTAAATGATGTTATatcaaaaatgttttcatttaagcTAAGTCAATTATGCTACTGGTAgtacaaaaataatacaaatctGATGTTTTTATGGGCCTTCTTCATTTTGAAGGAAGTCAACCCATAGATCTTCTGAGACAATAGTTTATTTCCTAACAGGAAGTAAAGCCTGATTTCCTTTCCTTTAGTGTTGTCGCTATCATGCTTCGTTGCCAATTTATTGTTGCGAgtcttctgtttattttttaaacagaatTCACTACAGGGAAAAGgcggggaaagaaaagaaaaacaaggtttTTGAGCAACAGTGTCTGCAAATAAAGATATTGAAGAACATTTTGAATGTCtttgtttaaatatgttttatgaTTATTCattgaaaacagaaaacaaagaagtAATATTTACCAACATTGTTTCCctattatatatatttacacaGCCATTGTTTTCTTAATGTGAATGTTCCCTGGATGCTTCATTATGAAATACGCCACTTGCCTCCATTCCATTACATTTTGCAATGACAGGCAGCTTTTAAAAAGTACACTCACAATCGTGCAAAGTGATTGGAACCATTTCTCAGAAAATGGTTcgcccaattttttttaaaggcattacAACCACAGAACACACATATTGCAAAGTTCCATTATGAAGCTTTTCTATTGATCTTTTCCAATAAATTATGTTATGGAGTTTAGGAAAAACACATTGGAGTGGTTATGTCGAGAGAGTATATTGAAATAAAAACTGAAGGTTAGTCATGGCTCCTGTCCTGTTAATTTCAAAGCAATTTCTAAACATGCAAATTTTCATATTTTGCTTCagatcaggggggaaaaaaccaaattcCATTGGCATCACCCAAGTAAACTctgaaaaatgtgtgtgtgtgtgtgtgtgtgtgtgtgtgcaaaatagCATACCAGCCACTCCTTTTTCATACATTATATTCTGGAATAAGGTCTTGCTCTAAAACTGTAGCTGTATAAAGTTAATTAAACCATGATATAATTTAATTATAGTTCTGGAACTGCCTACTTGTGATAGGACCTAACTGATTTGATAGGACCTTGCTGATCTTGTGTTAAAAAGCAACAAAACCCCTAAGCAGCGACAGTCTGCTTAGTCTATGGATGGGAGATCACCAAAAAATCCTCAGCTCATCCCACGTAAGAAATTCTAAAAATACTCTGAAATAAGGCAATGACGAATATGATTCAACGGTGAATGTGTTTGAAGCTTCACATTGGAAAGACTCAAGTGAGTGATTATCTCAACTCTAAACTAGTTGTagttaatataaatttataattaaCAGGTTTTTATGCCAAAATTTTCTGTTGTGGTTCTGCAAGTGTTGTCCAGTATGGATAAACCAGATAGGAATCATAACCGGTTGAGCTAATCCTACTTTAATGTAATGTAAATGACAGAATTTTGCAAGGCTGAAAGTAGAATCCTTTCCACTCACCTCCTTTGCAGCGTGAGAAACGGGAGAGGatcccttctgagcctcttgccccACCCGCTATCCAGTTCTGGGCTGGGCTGTCTTAAATTTGACTGTTCCCTTGCCGCCTCCTTTTGCCCAGACTCCCAAGGTCATTACAATAGTTGACTGCACGGTTCACAGTACGTACGCTTATTTATTGGACTTAAAACAATCGGAGATTTTAGATGCTTTCAAATGATGCTTTTCTGTGATTTTTCACAAtattttagaacaggggtgtcaaagtggTGTCACATTGTAGCATGATatattgtgactccccccccctttcgctaAAACAGGGGCGGACATGGCCAGTGTCTGGTGCATCCGGCCCTcgggccctgagtttgacacccctgttttagaggtcAAAACAACACAATTTTCAATGtgtaaatctttttttctcaCTGCTTCgtctttttttctttacaggAAAATAAATGTTTAGGAAAAGGTAGAATAGCTGCACGATGCTATTTGTCATCAGCATTAGGAGCCTCTATCTGGAAGTGCCTAGATTGCTTATTAAGGCTATTGATGTTTGCTTAGATTGTCATAATTTGTTTAGAATTTCAAATTGCAATGGTCAAATTGTTGCTTTGTCATTTTGAACAGTCCCTCATGCATCGCAAGATCTGGTTAGTAAACAAGCAAATACTAGAGCATTAGGAGTCCATGTAATCACCAATTCCTTTGGGGCTACAGGAGCCAATAAAGTGGGTAGAAGCTGTTAAGATGAATATGTAATTAATATCAAAAAGGGCCTTTGCTAAAAGAGAGTTCTGGGAGAAATATGATAGAAAGCCTTTGCCTAGTGTGACATTGCTAGAATAATATGCTGCTTTATCAGCCTGCCGACTGCTATAAATCTGCTACAAAGGTCATTCTTGGTGACCTTACCTGAGCTCTGGAAAAACATGTCCAAAAGTAATTGAATAGTATAGAAACAATTGCTTCAAAATATACTTCAAGTTAGTAAATAATTGAAATATCATGTGTTAgatttaaatccaccttccctcGGTTGTCTTCTTTCCTGAAATTTTCAGTGCAGTAAAGATACAGAGATTTCAATAAAGAAGAACGgatcggttgttttcttgcaaatcttTCATAGGATCCCTCaaaaaagcctccccccccccccggaaatttGTCTCTTGTAATAACTTTTACTAAGCTTttgattttttaatgttattcTACATTATTTTGTTGGCTGTTTAATTTTATTAGGCATTGcatttttactgacttttttcccTAAAGGTGTGGGagacaaatataaaaaataagcaCCAGATTTTTACTGATTTTTGGAAGAAAATTTTAAGCTAAGATGCTTAAAGGCCTAGGAAGCTGGCTCTCCTAATCAAACCAaagcaaatcaaatcaatcagtgGCCCTTACACAACTGTGGCAAACGGATGCATGCAAATCCTTTACAAGTACAGTAAATAATAGCTAGATTCTGCTATATGATACAGTCTTTGGAACATATAATCAAtagaattaaatgaaaattttcaTCAGTTTGGTTTTAATTAAGTTTTTATTCATTTGtgaaaatactatttttaaatagaactaataaaatacagaaaaggaAACATGAGCATTAAGTGACTAATTAAAGTCACATAAAGCATTTCACCTTCATTGACTTCAAGCCAAGAATTATGCATAGATGAAGTGAAAAGGCAACATGAAAATCATTACATTTGTGCAACTTTCaagcgatgtttttaaaactaatataattaaaatcaaatggTTACAAAAAGAAATAGGTATATATTGTTTACGGGAAGACTGACACGTATCAAAGTAGTGATAcatgaaaaatgcaaataataagtTGTCAAGCAAATATTCAcaaagaaaattatattttaaaaatctacaaaAGCACatcaataaattatattaaaatttaataattgCCTTTAAGtattaagtagttctgctttaggAAAAACATGGACATAAACCAGCCAAAGTGAAGGACACTTATATCCCATGAATTTTGGTAACATACAGAAACCAATGTAATAGTGTGCAACTTTTGATAGGCTCTGTGCGTGTTTATAAAAGAAGATCCATAGCTTTAATATACTAGGCAATACCTTATATATCTCAAATTTTCACTTTAGGCCTGATCTTTGGATGGTTTTTCCTCCTTCCAAAGCACAGAGGATCCAGAATTAAGACCAAATAGACCATATTGCACATTACGGCACACAAAAGGATCCAGCAGAGCAACGGATGGCATTTTAGGGTTTCTATGGTGAGCCTTCACTCAATATATAAATTGCAGTGGAGGTCAGAGAGGAATGGCTTGTGGTCTGGGGGTTTTGTGAAGGCTGCTTTAAAGGATCGCCAGTCACGATTTCAGCCAATGAAGAGAAGAGCTTTTGTAACAGTGGGGCCAAACCATCCGTATCAGTTCCGCTTCTCAGGTAGATTAGCTTCATCCTCACAACTCATTATTAATACTGCAACAGCTTAAGCCAACACATAGGATGCAGATGTGGAGTTTGTTTTACAATAGGATTTAAGTTTTGTAAATCTACCCATCCTTGTCTAGATAAATATAGGACAAATGTGTGAATATGGAATTAAACTGGACATCACAGAAATGACATCAAGGTGAGATACAGGCACTTGACAGGTATAATATGCAAGGCAGAACTTCTGTCTGTCACAGTATAAAAAGGTTTTGATAAATGgtaagaaagaaaacatatttaaCTCTTTTAAGTTTCGCTCCTGGATTTGTTTTTATGTCGCATCTTAATGCCAACatacttttccttcttttgaatGGTTATCTTCCCTAAACTGTAAACCAAAGAGATCTTTGCATAAAGaaaatggctgcattctggaattACTTTCAATTAATTTAAAGAAATTAGGGCACACACTAGACATAGGCAGTAAATCACTTTTAACAGAATATGCATATTTGtacaattttctctgaattttaAAGGGGTCTTAATATACTTTTACTTTCAGTGGTTTGGATGCTCTATTTTAATTTTcccaaagaaatgtttttctAAATTCTTAGTTCAGCTATAATGCTACTATAAAATCCCATTCCTGCATAGCAACCGTGTTTAGGCTACAATTTTACAATTTggtatttgaaaagaaaaatatttttttgtctaCCATTCCTCAACATAGGACTGATGCCAGTAGCTTGAAATACAATTgtcaatagaaaaaagaaaagcacaaaAGGAATTGTTATTAGCCCACTTTCAAGATTCAGGCTGGTTGTGTCAGCCTCGTCCACCACAATTTTACAATCGGCACTTGATCACAAGATACTGCGTGGCATAAGGGCATCTCGAAATGCAATAGAGCAGCAAGGAAAAATTCTGTATACTCAAAGACATAAGACATGGTGGACGAAGGATATAAAATCTTGTGGTGTGACTGAGAAATAACTTATCTCTGGATTGTAGCCATAATTTGTGTCTGTGTAgtatgatatttcattttttaatataatatgAAGCTTTTACCTGGAGGGAGGAATTATACCTTGGAAATGTTCTGCATAGTTATAAAACAGTCTTGTAAAAAAACCTGATTCTTAACAAAGAAATTTTGAACATAGACTTTTAGTTTCTATATTGCTAAACAGCCCATTCTATAAGCAGCGTCATGCAGGCTCAATATCGGTTTCAAGTAAGGATTGGTAACTAAGAGGCAAGAAATATGCTACCATCCTCAATTAGATACTCATTTTGCAGAACCTGAAATCAAATAATAACAATCAAAAGTTTTCTAAGGATGTGGAAGAAAACAGTAAATTTCTCTAACCAAACATTTCTATAACAAACTGTTATAATTCAAGgcacttttaatattttcttcatttttgaaaTCAGTAGTACTAGTAGTTAGCTGAGCAATGGCTCTTTGGTAGCTTCTCATTTAACTGTAACTGTCTTCTCCAATTCAAAATTACTGGATTCCATTCACAAGGACATATGTGTAAAACAACTTTTAACAAGTGTTAATCTCTAGTCTTTGAGGGAACTTCATACATGGAGCAGtccagaagactggaaaagatGCTTATAATGAAGAATGCAAAAAAAGCATTTACCTAATGTGTTTCCTTGTTGATTTGAAGGAAGTTGTTCAAACAAATTCATTGAATCTCTTTCTCCTCTCGTGGGGGCACAAAGGCATACAAAAGCACAGTGTCTTCTATCATGCTAAGCGCATACACGGGACTATTTTCAATAAACGTATGTATAAAAATATCCTGTTGGGGAAAGAACCCCCAGATTAAGCTTAAGAGGACGTTTCTTCTGTTCTCCTTGCACTGTGAAAAATTCTTCTTCTTTAGTCATAAAGTTAGCAGCAGCCAGCAAAAAAATTGTGTAAGAGCAAATTAAACTAAGCATTTGCAGATAGCCAAGACAGAACGTTTGTCTCCATGAAGATGCAAAGAAAGAGCACAACCAATTAAACCTTACATAGCAGCAAAGATAAAGAGGATCATGTGGACAAAGGATACAAGGACAAAGATTGAAAAGCAATGAGTCTATAAAAGGATTGTGCATAAACTGAGTGACAACACTTCTTATAGGCCAGACTTTAGGAAAGGCTTGATTTCTTCAGTTTTCTAAATAATGCAACAGCCTAGAAATACCTCATAATATGCAATGTTATCATCAGCAATGATGGTAATACATACAATGACTCAGCTGAGTAGCAACCTGAAAAGTTTCCATATTATTCAAATTTGCTCAGATAAAGAGCTTTTGCTTCTATTTTTGATACAAAGTGGAGTCATACTATATGCAACTACTTTTGTAAGAATTTGTGCTTAGGCTGACATCCAAGTTGTATTTGCAATATATAATTCAGGATGATTGCACTTCTGCTTTAGCTGAGTGATGGTTCGACACcaccatgtgcagaagcattattAACAtgcagaaagtttttattttgttgcaAACATGCATCTGTGGCATGTGTGCAACGGAAGAAAAACATTGGTGTTCTTGCACTTCATGTTTGGTTTGGTATTTTAGAAAAATGCAGACGTTTGGCAGGTCAAAATGTCCATCTTAAGAACCATTATAAAGCCGGAACAATGAGGTATCAGCTATAAACTAGCATTTTCACAAAACAGGGAAatcattcaaaaaatttacctgaAGTTCAAGAAATCTAAATCTTACATTAACGCACTCAATATTCAACCAGTGTATACAATCGTTTcagtttttaaagagcaactcAAGATAAGACAGTGTGAATGTGGAAATTATAGGCACAAAGTTGGTATTAAACTTTGTTCAGTGAGGAAATAGGAGGTCTAAGAAACCAATGAGTCAACTATTAAAGAATTTGAACAATGCAGTTCTGCAAAAAGATGCGGTGTTTTGATTTGGTTTAAGTGCAGACATAAATCATCTAACCTAAAACAATATTTAGGACATTCCACGTCTTTTGCAGGTACATGCAGAACAAAGCTTGCACTTTTTCCTATGGCCTGGGTGGATCCGAGTATTCTGGGGTTGGTGACAGCATGAGTGGAAGAGGTTCATAATATCCTAGGTGTAGTCTAGAGATGCAGGTACTCATCATCCCAGATTCAGACTGGCTCTTCTTGCAGAAAAACACGGAATACACTGAAGCCGAAATGCTCTGCTTTGTCATAAGTAACCCTTTATATGCCGTCATTCTAGCTCTTCCCAGTTATCAGTGAGGTTACCTTTGCTCTGCCGCCTGATGCTGACCAACCTCCCGGCTGATTTAATGCTCCACCTTGAACTATTATTCCCTGAGCTTGCCAGGTTCGTGTACTTGGTTGAGCCTTTGGTTTCATCCTCCCAGCCTGACCAAGATGAAGAGTCACTGAGAGTATTTTCTGCGTCACTGAGGTGGTCGCCGGCAGGAATCTGGGGAGGGTCCCATCCTTCAATCTCATCGGGCTTCCTGGAATGGAGGTTCTGTTTTATCACCAAGCTGTCCCAAAATCCACCTTTCTTTTCTGACTTCAAATCTTCTTTAAGTTTCATATTTGTTCTGGGTGACAATAAATAGTTTTATTGGGAATCGTATGAAAAAGGGAGATATTTAATTGCCTAGGTCAGAGTAGATTAACATTGTTTTATCACTGGATggtttttccagtatcttcctctTACCATTCAAATTTCACTGAATATATTTAGCTCatttaagcatttatttttatatttccatcttttaaaaaacGGCTAAAGGCAAAAAAGGGTTAACAAAAGAGTAACCAGAATAGtaaaaattaaaagtaattaATTTGCAAGCCCTTCCATTTCTATGAATTGGCAGCTTTAGCTGTATTAGTGGGAATAATGCCAGTTTTCCCCCATGTCCATCTATAACAATCACAGCTCCAATTCAATGCAAATCTTTAAACAGAATGTTTTGTTAACAAAACCGGTACAGAATTTAAGTGTATATTGtctaattcagtgtttttcaacctttttgtgcaaagacacacttttttcatgaaaaaaatcacgaggcacaccaccattagaaaacgttaaaaaaatttaactctgtgcctatattgactatatataaagtgtttttcccacggcacaccttacactatgtcacggcacactagtgtgccgcggcacagtggttgaaaaacactggtctaatttTCTGGAATCTTAGTTACTTTCTCCTGATTTATTGCCTTGATTCTAGCTTCAATAATTTGAGTAAACTTACTACAAGATACGCTTGTTACATTTAGTATCATTTTACACTCCATTATATACATACCCTTTAGATTTTGGAGATCTACATCCTGTTAATAATTGTTGTTCATCATCTTTATTAAATATGGAGGTGACTTCTTTCCATCCCCGAAAACCTGCACCTTGAACCTAATaatgaataatataataaaaatatttataaataattccaTGAAATATGGCAACACTGTAGAAAAGTTTTAATAGTTAAAGTATATTGTCTTTCATAAGTTTAATTTGAAATTCTATTGTATCTTAGTTGCAACTTGTTTTAAAGCAATTGTTGTGCAATAATAAGGCATTAATAGTAATAAATCCTTAAATTCCCTAAAAGATTTCTATGCTAATTTCTTCTGGCTTTACGTTTTAAAGAATCTGAGAAAAACATTAGACTCAGATTCAGCCCACGTCTCAAGTGGAGACTGGCAGTCTGCTGCTCGCAACTCTGCACAATATTCACTCACCTCCAAATATAATTTTACAaattaaaatgtgtatttttaaaaaacgttAAAAGTGCCAAATTCTCATGACATTTCtaccactttatttttttaaattactataTTGGTGTTCCTAATCTGCTTTAATATTTATACGGCCCAGAAAACAATAGCAATGCTTTAGTCATCAATCTAAATATTGCATAGTAATTTTGTAAGTTTTTTAACCTATACTGCTCAAGAATTAGATATGTTAGATTTGTGCTTTAGAGAAAATTACTTGCTTAGatctacaaataaaacaaataaatattataaataaccaTTCACCCGGATCAGGATCAGGAACTTCTCACCCCGATGTTGTGGGATGTAGCAGAGGTCCTGAGCCACTAGAGGCTTTTGAGTCTGGTTGAAATTGAACCCCTGAGTAAGGTACTCGTTGTTCTCTGTGCAGATGAATCTTAAAACTTCTTCAGTCATAATTCTGAAGAGAGTGTACTTCtcttgaaagagagaaagatctgCCTATTGGAAAGCTCTTGATCTCACGGCTGTTCCGAAGCGCATGACGGCCAGCAAGCACTTTGCCCAGCTTCAGTTGAGCCCCACCCTGACACAGGCGGCCCCGGCCATGAGGGCTCACGTTTATCCCAGGGGTGACTTGGATACTATACTTAACATCATTACCTAAGCTCCTACGGTGCACGCTGCCTTTGCACACAACTCGGAAAGGATGACTGGTGCGAAATACAGCAAACTAACTTGCAAATTACTCATCATGCTCACGTAAGACATGCCTTACAATCATTGTATTGGACACTATTAAATTTCTCTGTGCAATTCAAAGTCTTGGATTTAATCCATAGATGTTTATATGGCTTAGCATTTACGGACTTACAATCTCCTCCTAATGGGGATGGGCACATCCAATTTATCTGCACAGTACATAATTCTCACCAAGACTTTTGTTTATTCTCAGATTTGTATGTAGGTGGGGAGGAACACAAACAGTGGTTTTCAGCTGTGGGCCCCACTTTATAGAATGGCTACCCTCTGGATGTCAGGCCAGCATCCTCACTGCTGGTCTTTCAGAATCCACTGAAGATTGAATTGTCCCAGAAGGCATTTTGGGAATGAAAACTATCACCATTCTGTTAATTGGATTGTTGTGGATTGCCAAGAATTGGGTGAAATTCAAGGgccatacaagtctaataaattattaaataaacattaaaaatgaataattatttGCATTATTGCTTTTGTTTATTCTGATGTTTTGTCTCTGAGAATAGTTTTACACTATTGTACACTGGTGAAAGTCATTTGAGATTCAgcagtataaaaatataaaaaataaattatcctTGTTCTTGTCTTAAATATGAAATCAGTTCATCATATCAGCAGTCAGAATTATGCCATTTTATATATAAGAGTCCAGCTGTGCCTCACTCTGCCTTCCTGGAATATAGCAGAgaatccatttttatttcttagtCAGTTTTAAAAATCTGCTGATTATAATGGGTTTTGCAAAAATTTTGTAAATGTTGAAGCACTGTAAATTTGTAAAGAGAATTTCATGGTTGCTGGCTTTCTATACTAAATTTAAATGATAACATTATTTGGGTAGGAAGAAATGTTTAACTGACTGCAACAAGAGGAATCTCAAGTAAACATTAGAGCATGACatttaaaaaactaaaagaaCTTCGAGCCATCCCACTCCAGTCTTCTTTGGTCTCCCTTGGCGGGAAAAAAACCATTAGTGCTTTTATGTAACACTGAGTCCTCACTCTATTACAATATACTATAATGCTGCATATATTAGACATTTGTGTGCCACTGTTTTAGTGATGCTTCTGATTAACAAATACATGTAGGGAAGTTCAGTCTCGTCTGGTAGCAACTTTTGTTTTAGGAAACATTCAAAAATTCTATTGCAGGATGTACTTATACATCAAAGGAAAATTTTAAGTTGGCCTCTTCCTGGAATGTTAAAACAGTTTCCCTGTAGTTTGTTTATGCATTTTGGGGGAGAATAATACGTTTTATGACTTAAATGAAATTCCTGTTATTTAAGTGATCACTTTCCATATTAAAATGCACCATATGAGACAATATATAGCATAATTGTATATCATAATACAACACATTATAAGATGTAATATGTACATatattcaaactttttttaaaaaagttttttattttattaactttATTTATGTTAAATTATACTTTAAAAATGTAGCAGAAAAAAGGCAC
Encoded proteins:
- the TDRP gene encoding testis development-related protein → MWKLNKSSKVLLDDSPEEEDGRRQERRPPPPPAGTFSAQTKNKDSCLQDEVTSSVSQLATKVQGAGFRGWKEVTSIFNKDDEQQLLTGCRSPKSKGTNMKLKEDLKSEKKGGFWDSLVIKQNLHSRKPDEIEGWDPPQIPAGDHLSDAENTLSDSSSWSGWEDETKGSTKYTNLASSGNNSSRWSIKSAGRLVSIRRQSKGNLTDNWEELE